One Ricinus communis isolate WT05 ecotype wild-type chromosome 7, ASM1957865v1, whole genome shotgun sequence genomic region harbors:
- the LOC125370637 gene encoding uncharacterized protein LOC125370637: MLAERQSGTLSSTIKSKPREHVKAITLRSSKQLASPLSMAYDDVIMQDKPARKEPELEYAQLADRTVKYPRGIVEDVLVKVDKFIFHVDFVVMDMEGETSVPLILGRPFLATSRTVIDVCDGKLQLRVGDETITFDFSTFIRHSLDHNDTADDEKELSNEDVLELAYLLKLRPSLEEPPALELKELPKHLTYAYLDEAKKLLVIIAADLTHEERKMTFASLRKYPKVFSYKIADIPRINPIYCLHKILMEDNCKLVVQPQRRLNPNMKEVVKKEVMPKKRDMTVVKNEKDEMIPTRTELMSFGGGDTTSDRARADGEVGTSPIESSSRPSTLAPSGSSSTVLGVSPIEFKSLRLRSERFLLHLRTKRKPLSLAPMRCMMAVFHDMIEESMEVFMDEFSVFGNSSSYCLLNLERMLACCVEANLVLNWKKCHFMVRESIVLGHKISHAGMEVDRAKVETIAKLPPPSSVKAVRSFLGHAGFYRRFIKDFSKIARPLTQLLVKDVPFIFSDDYLQAFELLKEKLTTTPIMQDIDRCPGALYHYKERVACGGIRFRQVPLILGAIQVRSLHGSFSIEKFDIEIKDKKGAENLAVDHLSRLENPSLDALDERAIDDSFPNEYLCSIQEAQESLVKTVRDPTGVPIWHG, from the exons TTGGCAGATAGGACTGTGAAATATCCTAGGGGAATAGTTGAGGATGTActtgttaaggtagacaagtttatATTTCATGTTGACTTTGTtgttatggatatggagggtgagaCTAGCGTGCCTTTAATTCTAGGTAGACCTtttcttgcaacatctaggACTGTTATAGATGTGTGTGATGGGAAGTTACAGCTTAGAGTAGGTGATGAGACTATTACCTTTGACTTTAGCACTTTTATAAGACATTCACTTGACCATAATGATACT GCTGATGATGAGAAGGAGTTATCCAACGAGGATGTGTTGGAGCTTGCTTATTTGCTG AAACTGAGACCTTCACTTGAGGAGCCACCAGCCTTGGAGTTGAAAGAGTTGCCTAAGCACTTGACTTATGCCTATTTGGATGAGGCAAAGAAGCTGCTGGTGATCATTGCAGCTGATTTGACTCATGAGGAGAGAAAGATGACTTTCGCTTCCCTAAGGAAGTATCCCAAGGTCTTTTCATACAAAATTGCAGACATTCCTCGAATCAACCCCATCTATTGTTTGCATAAGATCCTGATGGAGGATAATTGCAAGCTAGTGGTACAGCCACAGCGACGGTTGAACCCAAATATGAAAGAAGTAGTcaagaaggag GTTATGCCCAAAAAGAGAGATATGACGGTggtaaaaaatgaaaaggatgAGATGATACCGACTAGGACG gagcttaTGAGTTTTGGAGGAGGCGATACCACATCTGATAGAGCTAGGGCTGATGGAGAGGTTGGGACTTCCCCAattg AGTCTTCCTCCAGACCATCTACTTTAGCTCCTTCTGGTTCTTCATCAActgttttaggagtctctCCAATTGAGTTTAAGTCTTTGCGACTTCGGTCTGAGAG ATTTCTATTGCACCTGAGGACTAAGAGAAAACCACTTTCACTTGCCCCTATG AGGTGTATGATGGCAGTCTTCCATGATATGATTGAAGAATCCATGGAGGTTTTCATGGATGAATTCTCAGTATTTGGTAACTCTTCCTCCTATTGTTTGCTTAACTTAGAGCGTATGCTTGCATGCTGTGTAGAAGCTAACCTTGTGTTGAATTGgaaaaagtgtcattttatggtgagagagAGTATTGTGctagggcataagatttcacatgcaGGGATGGAggtagatagagctaaggtagagaCCATTGCTAAGTTACCACCCCCTAGCTCGGTTAAGGCTGTTAGGAGTTTCCTTGGTCATGCAGgtttttatagaaggttcattaaagacttttctaagattgctagacCTTTGACTCAATTGCTTGTAAAAGATgttccatttatattttctgatGACTATTTGCAGgcttttgagttacttaagGAGAAGCTAACTACAACCCCTATTATG caagatATTGATAGATGCCCAGGAGCATTATACCATTACAAAGAAAGAGTTGCTTGTGGTGGTATACGCTTTCGACAAGTTCCGCTCATACTTGGTGCTATCCAAGTCCGTAGTCTACACGGATCATTTAGCATTGAG AAATTCGACattgagatcaaggataagaagggtGCGGAGAACTTGGCTGTAGATCACCTTTCGAGATTGGAGAACCCGAGCctagatgcacttgatgagaggGCTATTGATGACAGTTTTCCAAATGAGTACTTATGCTCTATTCAG GAAGCTCAAGAGTCGTTGGTCAAGACTGTTCGTGATCCAACAGGTGTTCCCATATGGCACGGTTGA